The genomic interval TGATTTAAGTTGTTGATTGAGGTGATCAATTTCTTGGTTCGCTGCGGCTAATTCTGTGGTTCTTTCTTGTAGTCGATAGATAACGATCGCGTTTTCATTCGTCGCTTGCACCAATCTCTGCTCCAATTCCATCTGTGCTGTCACGTCTTCGAGGAATAAAATGAGACGGTGATGCTCACTAGGCTTAGGATTAGGGATAAAATAGAGGTCGATATACAACTGAGTGTCTGGATTCGGAGAACGCGCGATCGCCTTCAGATCAAAGCTATCGAGTTCTCCAGTCAGCACTGAATCTAAGATATCTTCTAAACCAACGGTTTCGGGAAAATACTGATGTAATATTTCCCCAGTTCTTAATGCTATTTCCTCTCCAATAAAGCGTTCTGCGCCCACGGAATAGTCCTGAACAATCAACTCTTGGTTTAAAATTAAATATTCAATATGATGGGGAACAATCAGTTGACACATGAATTACTTGATTGCCAGAATTGCCTGAGCTAAATCTTGGAAGAGTTGATTAACATTATCTCCACTTTTGGCTGACGTTCCATAGATTTTAATCACGGGTTGGTCAGGATATTGATTGTTTTTCAAGAGGGCTTCTAGTTTTTGGTCATCGACTAAGTCCGCTTTATTGAGCGCAACAACCATTTTACCCTTGGGGTTAACTTTCGTGAATAAATTGAGATGAGTGGGGATGTTCTCTATCGTTTCTTGTCGGCTAACATCGCCGACAATAATCGCTCCTTTTGCTCCTTGCAGATAGCTGGGAGCGATCGCCTTAAATTTAGTTTGCCCTTCAATATCCCAAATGAGCAATTGCAACTCTGCTCCTTCAGGAAGATTCACCTCTTTACGGGAAATTTTTACCCCCACGGTAGATAAATATTTATCATCAAATTGACCGTCAACAAAGCGACGAATCAGACTGGTTTTACCCACACTGAAGTCCCCAACCATACAAATTTTTTTAGAAATTTTAGCCATTTTAATTTCCTACCTTAATCGGACGAAATAACTCAAACCGAACACAGCGACTTAAAGCCAGCGCATCCGTAGAGTTGATCCCGGGTGGGGGTTCTGTCGTTCCTTGGATTTTGAGGCGTTGGGCTGAAATGCCTTGTTGTTGTAAAGCCATTTTCACCGCTTCTGCTCGTTGCCAAGAGAGCTTTTGATTTTCACCCCAACCACCGATCTTATCGCTATGTCCTATAATCATTAAATCAAATTCTGGATATTGGTTTAAAAATTGAGCAATCTTGGGTATGCCTTCAGCC from Roseofilum reptotaenium CS-1145 carries:
- a CDS encoding Rab family GTPase, whose amino-acid sequence is MAKISKKICMVGDFSVGKTSLIRRFVDGQFDDKYLSTVGVKISRKEVNLPEGAELQLLIWDIEGQTKFKAIAPSYLQGAKGAIIVGDVSRQETIENIPTHLNLFTKVNPKGKMVVALNKADLVDDQKLEALLKNNQYPDQPVIKIYGTSAKSGDNVNQLFQDLAQAILAIK